Proteins encoded by one window of Arachis hypogaea cultivar Tifrunner chromosome 1, arahy.Tifrunner.gnm2.J5K5, whole genome shotgun sequence:
- the LOC112795944 gene encoding pentatricopeptide repeat-containing protein At5g56310-like, producing MWCLRQLDWFDIWECEGWLFEEALALFLRMNVELNVATIVSMLGACAKLGRLELGNAVMDICMKGESVEDARHQVLIVADGSMNTLMEAKSNRMYRDGAECNKWTWTRIQEALKQFAELIESGTRSNEVIFLAIFTACCHSGLVDEGCRLFNPMTDEEERNNQGSRF from the exons ATGTGGTGTCTTAGACAGTTAGACTGGTTTGATATCTGGGAATGTGAAGGCTGGTTGTTTGAAGAAGCCCTTGCATTGTTTTTGAGAATGAATGTTGAGCTTAATGTGGCAACTATTGTTAGCATGCTCGGGGCTTGTGCGAAACTGGGTCGGTTAGAGTTAGGCAATGCTGTGATGGATATCTGTATGAAGGGTGAGTCTGTTGAAGATGCAAg GCATCAGGTTTTGATTGTCGCAGATGGGTCCATGAATACATTGATGGAAGCCAAATCAAACAGGATGTATAGAGATGGCGCAGAATGCAATAAATGGACGTGGACAAGAATTCAAGAAGCATTGAAACAATTTGCGGAGTTGATTGAATCCGGCACGAGGTCTAATGAGGTCATATTTTTGGCCATTTTCACAGCTTGCTGCCATTCTGGCTTGGTCGACGAAGGTTGTAGGCTTTTCAATCCGATGAcagatgaagaagaaaggaataaccAAGGCTCCAGGTTCTAG